gtataatgatatactttaataaaattattttatctttaataaaattacaattttaatcgtactcttttttattataaaaaagtaattaaatcattattttatattgaatGGTGAAGACAAAAATAAAGGTTCTCAAACTTTTGTTATTGATTTATAACTACAATTGCTTTACGGTAGAGATAGATGtaataattctttaatttttttataataatgagagcttaaaatataaatttattgctATTGaccaataattataattaaaatatataaagttaagttatatattttataatatttttattataattctgtTATATTATATTGTATTGAATCGGATATAATTATTAAGTTAGATAAAATTTTCgatcatttaatttattaatattttaaatagctTTCTCGTAGTCAGATAGCCTTTTTTTATAGGTCTGATATTAAATATATCTGCACGATTAAAATTAGGCTAAACAAGTTTTAAATCCTATTTTTTCTAATGTTTGATTCAAATTATGAAATCTCAAGTCCACggcttatttattattattttttttcacaaGTTGACAGCTTCTCACCGTTAACTGCTATCAATTCTTCTgactctttttattaatttaattcttttacatAGAAAAATATATCTCGCCCTTTAAATTATTGAAACCTCGTAATCTCGTACTGACCACCTCAGTCACCATCTGAGCAAGAGTCACTTGAGGTGGGTTAGTTAGACAAAGTAAATTCAAACAAGTAAacaaactattttttatttaaaaagtctcctgctttatttatttatttatttttgaatgatctccatctttaatttattctccTTATCATATTAAGTTATCAACCAAGGAAGCTTCTTTCATGTTTAGGACTTCTTTTGGTGAACgtgcttttcttttttaaaaaattattatttacttctatattataaaaaaaattagttaattttttaattttaaaaaatatattaaaatatttttaatatttaaaaaaaattattaattaatctctcattgataaaatatttaaaaaatctaaaaaatatttagtatttagtttttatattatagataaacttattagttggtcatttaattttaaaacatatattgaaatgttctaatattttaaaatatctactagttagtctttctgttaattttaatatttaaatattttactatttagtctctgtagtttaaaaaaattcattagttaatcccttaaaatttataaaaagtctactaattagtccatatatattaagaagattttagatttttttaataaaattttagtatttaaatattttactatttagtccatgTAGTTtagaaaaactcattagttaattttttaagtttgtcaaaaatctactaattagtctctatatattaaaatcattagtaaattttttataaaattgagagacTAACTAATGGGTTTGTCCTAACTGTTACATCCGGTTCTTAAACCTATAGAGATAAATATGACACGATACACCGACAGAGTTTTCACTGAAAATATGCTCATTAACATAATAACCTATTGAATTTTAGAAGATATAAATATATGTGGAAAATGACTCCACTGAAAATATGCTCATTAACATAATAACCTATTGAATTTTAGAAGATATAAATATATGTAGAAAATGACTCCagatataaaaattcataaaggAATCGATACACTCATAACATGTCTCTAACAGATAATGCTGGTATTTCAtgtgtaataaataaaaaattgctaACATACTGAGAGCAATGCTGACATCTTGGACTCTATGATGACAATATTAAGTCAAAGAGCAAATAAAATTATGCTTGTTATACATATGTGCGAGCTACCCTAAAGGGCGACCACCCGTCATTAAGATACTATCTAATTGATTCATATATAGAGCATAGTCGATTATTTATTCAGCTgttctataaatttttatttatttatttgaaaagtataaatttaatattatccaTTTACATTTttctacaataaaatattaaatatatgatAAATTTATCCACTCATCTGTACTGAAAACATAATAAAGTCTAGTTTAGACTGGAATATTGTCGAATTTTTGTtagaattttcaaaaattaatcaTGCATTTCACATTCTATATTTgcattttagaatttaaattcttgatgcattatattttttataattcaaattgtAACAAGCCAATCCAACCtaatccaaataacttttgaatttatttttcacttagtccaaaatgattaatttgagttatttagtagtttcgtgctaactattatatacggttttgattttacatattttaatgATCTGGAATGTTTCACTCTCCTTCGCTCAATTTTGCGATGTCCCCATTGCAATCCTATCGTGCGGGATCGGGTAACATTGCTAAGTCAGGACCAGACTCTCGATATTGTGGTTCGTTAGTATTTCGAGCAGCTCTACTTCGTCTCATACGGGTAACCATTTCCTTGCAGACCCATTAGTTTCGCACAATTTTTTGACCCAGAACAGGGACTAAATAGAAGCTAAATTAATGGAGTCACTacttaatagactttttaaaaagttttagtatatttttcaaaatcgataGATCAATTGAGtagttttattataatatagagattaaatagtaaattttttttttctttgctatCATAATTTACGGtaaaaaactataaaatcaaactgaaaaaaaagaggcaaattaatttaaagaaaacaCTAGTTGATTCATTCGTTATGAAGCTTGTATTTAGAAGAATAATGGGTCCCAATGGAAGAATCAGAGTTGAAGCTGCGCATGGGGAATTGGAGGACCTCCAGAGAAGAAGCAACGGTGTTGAAATGACAATGCTCAGGCGCAGATTCAATGAGGCTCAGGCAGGAAAAACTTCAAAAGTATTGCAAAGAGTGTTTTCTGAGGATTTTGAGAAGAACAAGATATTGGATCCTAGTGGGAAAATTCATCACAAATGGAACAAGATTTTCTTGGGGACATGCTTGCTTTCTATCTTTGTTGATCCTTTATTCTTTTACTTACCAATAATCAGACAAGAACTCTGCATAGATATCTCTCTGTCTCTCAAAACTATCCTTACCATCATAAGATCATTGCTTGATGTTTTCTATGTGATTCATATAATAATTAGATTCCATACAGCTTACGTTGCGCCATCTTCTCGCGTTCTTGGGAGAGGAGAGCTTGTTATAGACTCATCAAAGATTGCATTAAGCTATCTGAGAAAAGGATTTTTGTTAGACTTCTTTGCTGCACTTCCCCTTCCTCAGGCAAGTGGTGGCAATGATAAATTCTGTGCATTTTTCACTGTTTAGTATAAGAAATTAGATCTTCTTGGATAAAAATCGCCACTAAAATTTAGTGGCGAAATTCAAATTCATCCCTTGCTCGCCACAAATACTGCGAGGCTAAAAGGTTTAGTAgtaaatttttgatatttagtGGCGAAATTATAGTGctttttttacaaattttaatgcacctttagtgataaaatttttttccaCTAAAATCTCGCTATAAAAGGCTTAATTTGTTGTAGTGTTATATAATAACAGCTTTTTCCCCCGACTTGTCAGGTGTTTGCTTGGGCAATTCTCCCCAATATTGAAGCTGTTGAAGTGACAAACAGGAAGGACTTTCTCTGGCTAATCCTTGTGTTTCAGCATATTTCAAGAGTTTGTCTTTTGTTCCCCCTTTCATCACAAATCCTTGAGGGGGCTGGTGTTGTTTCTAAAAAAGCATGGACAGGAGCTGCTTATAATCTCTTAGTTTTCATGTTGACAGGCCATGTCAGTACAAGCTTTTGATGATTGATGCCTGTTTCTGTAAGattcaaaataattttcaacctgttgaattattttaatttaagcaGGCTTCAGGAGCTTGGTGGTACCTTCTATCAATGGAAAGACAAGAAGATTGCTGGAAAATGGCCTGCAATCTTGAGAATCCACAATGTCAAATTGGATTTTTTGATTGCAGCACAGTTGAAGATTATCAGAGAATTGAGTGGTTCAAGTCAAGCAATGTTACAAGTCAATGTAATCCAAATAATAACTTGTTTCCATTTGGTATATACGGTGCTGCAGTGACATATAATGTTCAAGGTTCAGCATTCTTGAGGAAATACTTTTACTGTCTGTGGTGGGGTTTAAAGAATCTAAGGTAATCTGTTGATTATGTTGTTTGAATTTTggatatatacatataatatatatatatatatgaatatcTTTTATATATGAATATGAATCTGGCATGGCTTACTCTATTTAGTTGGGAAAAGGGCTAATATCAGAAACATTAATTAAGTCAATCCTGTAGATGTTGACAAGGCTTGAACTTCCATAAGAGAAAAATGCAAAACTGCTTCATGGTCTCTTTAAACAATCAACTGCTAACAGAGTCTCTAATGTTCTATCTTAATTGATATGTGCAGTACTCTTGGCCAAAGTTTTACTACAAGCATTGACATTGGAGAAAACATATTTGCAATCATCCTTGTAACTCTTGGTCTTATACTTCTTGCACTTCTCATTGGAAATATGCAAGTAAGTCTTTCAACTATATCtctccagaaaaaaaaaaatcacatacaTAACCTTTAGAAGAAACGGTAGCTTCACAGAGAAGATTGTGAAGATTATGAATCATCTTATGTGGGCTAGTGTCTGGCAGAGG
This sequence is a window from Manihot esculenta cultivar AM560-2 chromosome 4, M.esculenta_v8, whole genome shotgun sequence. Protein-coding genes within it:
- the LOC110613636 gene encoding protein CNGC15b translates to MGPNGRIRVEAAHGELEDLQRRSNGVEMTMLRRRFNEAQAGKTSKVLQRVFSEDFEKNKILDPSGKIHHKWNKIFLGTCLLSIFVDPLFFYLPIIRQELCIDISLSLKTILTIIRSLLDVFYVIHIIIRFHTAYVAPSSRVLGRGELVIDSSKIALSYLRKGFLLDFFAALPLPQVFAWAILPNIEAVEVTNRKDFLWLILVFQHISRVCLLFPLSSQILEGAGVVSKKAWTGAAYNLLVFMLTGHASGAWWYLLSMERQEDCWKMACNLENPQCQIGFFDCSTVEDYQRIEWFKSSNVTSQCNPNNNLFPFGIYGAAVTYNVQGSAFLRKYFYCLWWGLKNLSTLGQSFTTSIDIGENIFAIILVTLGLILLALLIGNMQRFLQSTTIRLEEWKIKRTDTENWMHHRHLPPDLRQIVRKYDLYKWLSNKGVDEESLIKHLPVDLQRKVKHHLCFDLLRRVPLFNQMDETMLDAICERLKAALCTRGMFLMREGDPVNQMVFIIRGHLDSYTINGGCTGFLDSCRIRPGDFCGEELVTWALDSRSNIPLPSSARTIKAITEVEAFALLAEDLKFVASQFRRLNSKQLRHKFRFYSHQWRTWAATAIQAAWRRHKEFKRIAELGGSELQVQPPGSFWDRYAESLIEGTRRNIKYKQSGLEKPAEPDFSAG